One genomic segment of Clostridium saccharoperbutylacetonicum N1-4(HMT) includes these proteins:
- a CDS encoding N-acetyltransferase gives MSNNKIAKTAQLKDNVTIGDNVIIEDDCFIDYGVIIRDNVHIKKGSFIGARCILGEYLMNFYSDRINKIHPLIIGENALIRSETIIYGNTTIGNNFQTGHRVTIRESSLIGNNVRIGTSSDVQEECIIGNYVSLHSNVFVGEKSVIKNFVWIFPHVILTNDPTPPSQNIIGSTIEDYAVVSAGSIILPGVNIGEESLIGAGSIVTKDVEKETVVAGNPAKKICLTKDIKNKLTGQEVYPWKYNFSRGMPWANLGYEQWLKNEKLK, from the coding sequence GTGAGTAATAACAAAATAGCTAAAACTGCACAACTAAAAGATAATGTCACTATTGGTGATAATGTAATAATCGAAGATGATTGTTTTATAGACTATGGAGTAATAATAAGAGATAACGTTCATATAAAAAAAGGAAGTTTTATAGGAGCAAGATGTATTCTTGGAGAGTATTTAATGAATTTTTATTCTGATAGAATAAATAAGATTCATCCTTTAATCATCGGAGAAAATGCATTAATTAGGAGTGAAACAATTATTTATGGTAATACAACTATAGGAAATAACTTTCAAACTGGCCATAGAGTAACTATTAGAGAAAGTTCGCTAATAGGTAACAATGTTAGAATTGGAACCTCCTCTGATGTTCAGGAAGAATGTATCATAGGAAATTATGTTAGTCTTCATAGCAATGTATTCGTAGGTGAGAAAAGTGTAATAAAAAATTTTGTTTGGATTTTTCCACATGTAATATTAACTAATGATCCTACCCCACCCTCACAAAATATAATAGGCTCTACTATAGAAGATTATGCAGTAGTTTCTGCTGGAAGCATAATTCTACCCGGAGTAAATATAGGAGAGGAATCCTTAATAGGTGCCGGGAGCATAGTAACTAAAGATGTTGAAAAAGAAACAGTAGTAGCTGGAAATCCAGCAAAAAAAATATGTTTAACTAAAGATATAAAAAATAAACTTACAGGACAAGAAGTTTATCCTTGGAAATATAATTTTTCCAGAGGAATGCCTTGGGCAAACTTAGGATATGAACAATGGTTAAAAAATGAAAAGTTAAAATAA